The sequence below is a genomic window from Cygnus atratus isolate AKBS03 ecotype Queensland, Australia chromosome 4, CAtr_DNAZoo_HiC_assembly, whole genome shotgun sequence.
CTTGACCCACCGATTTATGCTCTCATCTAGTCCATATCTTGCCAGTTTAGCTACACAGAAAGCGTAGAAGGTGCTATCAAAGACTGAAGGCACAGCTAATTCTGAAAATGACCTAACAGCTCAGCATGCTAAAATTCCGTTGCACACTCATTGggtgaagaatatttttaaagtcctttttCCTCCCAAGTTAAAAGCTCTGTTTGGATTACAGCTAATAGCTGTGCTCAGTGTTACAACACAGTGCTCAATGTTAGTACTTCCTGTGAAGGCAGCCCAGTGCTCCTCCTTCTTGCAGAAATACAGACCACAGCATTCCCCCTCCATGTCAGTAACAACCTGAAACAGGCCCCAGTCCAGCATCAGTGGCTGGAAACCACTATCAACTAATCTTTGAGTAATAATAAATGCCACATTTATACagttcctctcctctctcccacaGGGCTGGCTTCTCGCCCAGTTCTCTGTAGGTCGCCCACAGCCCCAGGGCGACCTATAGGCAATGGCACACCCTACAACCCGCTcacccaccccagcacctcctgcaccaAAGCCCCTCACAGCACCAGGACCCCACAGCTGGGAGGTAAGCTGCCCCTACCTTCTCCCTTCCGCTCCAACTGCAGAGCATTTCCCAGCACGGGATAGCAGGGGCTGATACCCGGGATGGGCTTCATCAcccgccaccaccaccagtagtccagcagggagggcagggagcacaTGATGACAACCGTCAAGAGCAAGGTGACAGCTCCAGTCACCCAGGGCAGAAGCTGGGTGCCCCCTGCGGTTCCCAGCACGGCCTCCATGGCTGCCTCGCAGCTCCTGCTCCGAGCCTTGCTCCCCGCTGGCACGCTCAGGTGCACACTGCATCAGGCCCAGCTGGCACTGCTCGCAGCCGCTTTGCAGTGAGCAGAGAGGCTGGATCCAGGCCCTAAGAGCAGGAGGCGGAGCTGATAGACAGGGCCCAGAGCCACAGCTcggagagaaggaaataaatgatgACGTGATAAGCAACCGCACAGAGaggctgcctgccagcagctcacGACAGCAGAGCAGCCAAAGGGAACAGTGCCGTTTCCATGCCCTCAGCTGAACAGTCACAGGAGCTTTCAGATGCCCCACATGGTttctcagaaggaaaaggacaaaTAGCTGTCAAGAAAAAAGTCTCTGCCCTGATTTGGGGAGGACAAATGTTTTCAAGAGTGCCtttctccatgtttttttcagatgttcagGGAACACAGTTTTGCTGAGCAGAACCGCtccagtgctctgcagcacaaTGCCTGAAGGCTGTGAAGTGCTTAAGATGGGGAGCATCTTCCACGGGTAGGCAGCCCAAAGGGGTTAGACAAATCAGAGCCTGTACAGACGCATGATCCAGACGAGCCCTGCAAAGCACACACATGCTTCTCCACTCAAATGGCTTTTGCTGATCTCTCTACAGAATGCTCAGCCACCAGCTGAAGGGTGCCAGTGACACAACTGGAAGCACCAGCACCTGTGTCACAGGCATGCTGAGCTGGTGGCAGTGCAGGCACCCGACAGCAGGGGCTAGGTTGTTCCTCCACGGCTCTTCCCTGCGTGCTGAGAGTCTAAGTGAACCTAGGGGGAGAGCTGAAATCAGGCCAGCAAGCAACTTGCACAGTGCTTGGATAGAAGTGGTGTTATACACATCATGAAAAGAAGCAGatccagcaggtcaagggaggtgattctccccctctactccgcTCTCATGAtaccccacctggagccctgcattcagctgtgGGGCCCCCAGCCCAAGAGGACATGGACCTGCtggaacaggtccagaggaggcccatgaggatgatcagagggatGGTGCACATCTCttatggagacaggctgagagagctggggatgttcagcctggagaagagaaggctccaggtagaccttattgcagcctttcaatacaTAAAGAGGGCCTATAAGAAAGATCGGGAGGGACTCTTTACCAGGGTGCATTGTGATATGACAAGGGGCAAtagctttaaactgaaagaggagagatttagattagataaaaggaggaaattctttactcagagggtggtgaggcactggcacaggttgcccagagaagctgtggatgccccatccctggaggtgttcaaggtctggttggatggggccttgggcaactTGGTCTGTGGGAGGTGTCGCTGCCCATGGGAGGTGCAGTTGGATCTAGATGTCTTTAAGGcaccttccaacccaaaccatacTATGGTTCTATGACTCTACAATGATAATCCCTGCCACATTTCCTACCTTTGGAAGATATTAGCAACtcagagaagaaacacaaataGAGGAAAATCATCAGAAGCTAAGGAAGCTGATGACCTTTGGTAGCAGAATTGAGTAAGTTTTAGCACTTTGTTTCTACTGTCTCCCAGCCAGCACTTTATCATAAAAGCTGACTGATGCgtttttcttcacagtaaaCAGCTGGAAATGAACTTTGCTACTAttgcatgacaaaaaaaaaaaaaaaaaaaaaaaaaaaagctgataaatAGCCTACCTTGtaaaaactaaaagcaagctaCACTGCCAACAGTATCCTCTTGTCTTCAGATGACATCTCATGAAGGATGGAAGCGTGCAGGACTAAGCGGCTCACCTTCTGCCTATGTGATCAGCTGGGtaattatattgttttctttatgaaaaccttactttttttgtttattctcatGGAACTGATAATAAGATGAAGTGGCAAATCATGATTTCTGAGTCAACAACCTGTGTTTCTGAGTGCTGATAATTTCttgtgcaggaaaacaaaaacaaacaaaaaaacagtgaagtagCAAGGGTAGAGTGAAAAGCCACAGGAGAAGCAGTAGGGAACACAGCAGAGCAAACTTTGCAAGtagctgccagcagctggcagtggTGATGCTGCAACAAACAAAAGGCAGCAGACGGAACAAGATGTAGAAGATTTacccagaaagaagaaatgagaaatctgGCATCCCTAAGGCCTGACTATGTTGCTGAGATTTGCAGTCATCATGAACCTTTGCTATAAGTTTCAAAGGAGGATGATCTGCAGGAAAGGCACACACTTCACAGATTTTTCTACAGGATTACAGTTAGCACGTGCAGCTATACTTTTTTTCACCCAGAGAGCTATTTGCTCAGTGTTGTGCTTCAGCAGACACTCTACCACTTCCTGaagttttgctttcataaatgCACATAATAGTGCAAATCTGCTTTCACTCAGCCTCTCACTTAAGTGAAAGTCTATTTGTCTGAGTTGACAGAAGGCACGCATCCTGTCAAGCAAATGCAGCAATCTGCAGGCACTAATGTCACACAGGCTTCTGCTGGTCTCTAGTAGATaaagaaatcaatgaaattATCATTAcagaccaaaaataaaaaccaaaaacataaagcaaagcaaggatAAAATGGATCTGATATGAGAAAACGTCAAAAGAGAAGTATACAACATATTCTGAAAAACTGTGGTATGTTCCATGTTCTTTACATTAGTTCTTTACTGCAGCCAAGGCATACCAGATTTTTGACATCcctttggagaaaaacaaacaaacaaacaaacaaaaaaacaacacagcagtCAGGGTAAGAGACAAATTGGTTGCTCACTTAGCAATCACTACAAAGCATTTGCAATAGAGAACAGTTTTTCTTAGGAAGGTCTCCACTCTTTCTTAACATGCACATGATTACAACAGAACTAAAGCAGGAAACCTGAGTAGAAGGTATTCACGTTGAACAACAAAAGTCATAGTGTAGTACACACCAGCCTTCACCTGCTCAAATAAGATACCACAGCACGCCTCCATTTGAAAACACACAATCAATGCTGAAAGGCTCAGGAATCCCCCCATCCTTGGAGAGGAATTTTAGGGCCTGATTATCAATTTACTATGGTAACTTATTCCAAGGCTTTGCAGAGGTCAGCAACCTTCTCTCTTTCACAAAGTGCCAGATGATCTCTCCACTGAGGCAGCTCCCACTTCTGCCATCATAGAACCAAACAGGGACATActcctcttttcatttattccaCAACCTAAAATCTGGGTTGCCATTAAGTGCCACATGATGGTAAAGGACATGTTTTACCATCATTTACATAGTCTTGTGCATGTTTATACACAGAAAAGAGCACTCACAAGagcaaaattacatttcagacaCACCTGTAGAGAATACTGAATTTTGAACTTATACGGAATCTTTGACCTGAGATTTTTGAACAAACTGAATCACATTGATGTGCTCCAAAGCAAAAGCATTCTGCTTTCTCAGATACTATATCATAATACCAGCAGTGAATAAATAGTGTagccaaaggaaaaagcacTAAACCAGGAAAGTAATTGAAAAACGCTTTCATTTACTCAAAAGAATACAGCATTTGATGACCATTTATACAAACCAGAAATCTCATAAAAGTacagatataaaatatatatattacaaaatgtttttccttggaTTACCAATCCttgaacatttatttaaaaaaaaaaaaaaagtgatgagaaATAGCATTAgtttccagcaggaaaaaaacgATTCTATTTCTAACTGCATGATTTGGGCAAATAACTAAATTTTTCTCATCCTTGTTTTCAACAGCTCTTCTACCACATCCACTTAAACTGCTGGCTCTGATGGAAGGAGGAATCACTCACTGTGCATGCACACAGTACTAATACCCAGGGACATGATCAAGGCTGTGATCTCTGGGCAGAACACAGTTCCAACCTCCTCTTTGACCTTCCCATTTGGGCCTACACAAAGAAGTATGAAATAATGCTTTCATTAATAAGCACATATCTTTGTGTTAAAACTTTGAAGGTGAAGgcttggatttaaaaaaaaaaagtctaatttgTAAAGTAGCAGacaatatttcataaaaaatattaagaagtaATTGTCACCATGCAGGTTCAATTATTCAGGATCTACAAATATGTTTGGCCTGACAGGGAAAACACTGCTTCCTGTAAACACAGTTTATCCCAGCAGTTCTCCGGTAAATGACACATAGAATTGTTTAAGAAACAGTGAATTAATTTCATATCaaaagaattaaaggaaaagtaGAAATTAGGGACAGACAATATTTACAAGAGAGCAACTATAATAAGCAGACagactgaaaatgcagaaaagttaaaaataggAGTTAAATAGGAGATGCGTCAAACTCCTGCTTAAAAGTATAAGTTTCATATATGACTGATGTCTGGGTGGACCGGAACATCTTTAACactgagaaaatatgaaaaaatgcgAACAGGACTTCATGGCCTGAACATAACTTATTTGCTTCTATACGTAGAATAACAATTCCTTAAGGAAAGGCGGAAAGAGAAGGAATGCCTGAGAAGAAagtgcagaagcagcatcttGACTACAAAAAGAGCAGTCACCTGAAACTCTGGGATCTCaaccatttatttcattttgctctaATTTTTAATCTAACCTCTGGTCAGACAACTTTAGAACAAGTCAATACAGGCATTCTGGAGGATCACAAGGCTCCACAGAAACTGCACATTTTTTGCCACACAAGATACTAGTCGGCAAATTAAGCACTTTAATCTTCCATTCAGTGCAGAaggcttctgtttctttctaagCTACGTTAAGAAGCAATCTGAAATCTCTTGCGTGAGGTTGGAGGATTTCTCTGAAAGGATTTGTAGTACTGCTGTGAGcctaaaaaatataaaactctGTTAATTGTGGTAGAATCTGAAAGACACTCCCATACAATATATGAGTTACTGCCATCAGCCTGCTCAGATCAGTATTTACTGATCCATCTTTATTCTCACAGCAccttttatataattattacaATCAGATAATTATTTAAACTCAAGGAACTTCCAAACAAAAATGGTTACCTACAAGCACTTAAATAACCTTGTCgtaattgtaaatatttttattgagaTTTCAGTGTATAAGAGGAGTGGGACATCATTTTCTCCCAAGGCATAACAACCAAAGATGCTTTTCAGGGTTCTTAGCAGTCAGCTTGGGCCATCTCAGACCAAGTAGTGAGAATGAACTTCAAAACAAGGCACAACAGATCGTGCCAAGTACACCCATTCTTTTATAATGAGATGAGTGCTTTCCCTGAGCACTTTATTTCTCCACTGTAGAATGAGTTAGTAGGTTTTATTGACCCTTCACCTTCCAAGTGATTTTTACTTAGCCTACCTATTAAAAATCGTTACCTGTCCCTCTATGGTTAGCAAAATCCATGGGAGTCAGTGATCTTTTCTGAGGTGTGTCTGtctgtaaaaaggaaagaaatactaTTAGATGGTATGGTATTCTTACCTGCTGAAATGGTTTGACAATCTATTTTTTACAATCTAGTCCAGCACAGTCAGCCCAACCAAGGTGCAAAGCAATAAACAGTACTAAAAACTGCACACTTCCATGCAGATTGCCTGAAAGGATCTGTTTAATATATTAGACCCGAGGAAATCTCTTCCCATACACTGGCCCTGCTTTATCTTCATATTCTCCCAAAGCCTTTTAACATCCTGCTGTGTAGAGGGAGCAGGAATCCACGTACACTGGAAATCAGGAGACACCCAGTTAATGAGACCCTCTGTAGACCAACAATGGGCATAAATGGACACTTCTTCACTTTTCCATGCCCCTACTTACACTGTAACATACCCTGAATGTATGAGTTGTGTTGGGCCTTGAAAATTGATCAATAACAACAGTTCGTTCTCTGAGCGGCCGCTGTTCTGTACTGCCAGGCACTGCGCTTGACACTCTGCTATAAGCATATCGTCCTCGATGCTGAGAGAATTAAAGAGAGCACTGAGAGAACGCAGCGACTGAATTggttaaaataatgttttcattgcCATACaaaaaggcacaaaagaaaaagaaaagaaaaatatgttctcaCTCACCAAGAGCACTGAATTAAAGTCATTTAAACCTACTCATGTTTTTCATACAGATTTGAGCCTTTACCTATATACCAGTCTATAAACCCTGAAGGCttatattagaaaaaaacaactgtaaacTGTACTTGTGTCTCAATTCAAAACAGTATTCAGAAATAATATCATAATGCCAATTTACTTCTGTTCTTgttacttattattttttctattcttcatAAGTAGGCCAGAATCAATTTGATTTATATTATTTCCAGACAGTATTATCTTCTAGTTCTCACACActaacaaaaagaacaaaatactgaaaagagcTATTTAAATCCGGatgcacagaaatacaaatctGGTTGTTTGGctatttgtttagtttttttactccgttttcagagaaaagtttttactatgatttttttttaacctgagcCTTTAAACTGGTGTCTCTTGCATTTAAATGTACCCCAATGTACTACACATTAGCACATTAAGACCAGGTATTAAGTAAGAACCAGCATGAACTGTAGAATTGCTCATTTCAACCAGTGATGCAGAAcaatttgcttgttttcaaacaGCCTAAAGTTCTTTACAAGTACAAAACGAACACTACTTACATAGCTCTGTTGTAATCGAGGGACTGAAAGATACTGTTCAACAGCCTCTGAGTTTATTGGTGGTAACTTGTTTCGGGCCATATGTGCACCACCAGAAGATAAATGATCCAAGCCAGCAACCCTACAGAATTTTACGGgattttcttttaggaaaattcacatttaaatcTTCTTCACCGCAGTAATGTGAAATTATTAAGCAGTTCATTTCTTAATAGAGCGCAGCTACAGAAATTAACAGCACttaacacagaaacaaaaaaataaaaaaagtgccCCTCCTCAAAAAACACAGTTCTGCATgctatatttttctctctgaattctAGTATCAATAATAAATCTTGTGCTAGTTCTCAAGGTTTTTGCTAAATCCTTCACTGGTGAAGGTTCAGTAAAGTtctgaggaaagcaaaaaataaaatgaaaaaactcACAATTTAGTCCCCCTAAGGATTTCATCATTGTACATATTAGGAGCTTTTGAGGAGAGTTGGTCAGAAGTGAGAGAAGGTAACCTACGATGGCTTGGTAGCTTCCTAGAAGATGCCAGCAGTACCCGAGATGATGAGAGAACACAGTTATCAGCAATTCTCCCCAGTCTAGTGCGCACTGAATTTGGAGCACTGGAGCCATTCTTGTGTGGTTTGTCTTGCTCAttcctaggaaaaaaagaaaggagaatgagATATGGAAAGATGggagaaaaaggtaaaagtatttcttatatttcttgAGTATCAGTGTAACCCTCTGCAAATCTAAACATTGTCACACTGATGATGCACACAAAGATGGATGCCTTTTTAGAACTGCAAAACATCTTTCATGTTATTTGAATtatgctgcattttaaatattttcataccaacacttactgtattttttctgctgtggcaATGTGCCTCTGTTGGAGTGGTTTTGCTTGAATTGTCATCACACCATTCAAATCACTACAGAAATTGCTGGAGAAACGGTGAACCTAGTAAAAGCAACAAATATgcattcaattttctttttctgagggAAGATCGCAAGAAGCACATACTTAAAAGATATTTTGCTCGTTTATTTAGAGAAGCTTCTGTTAAGAAGGTTTGATAGAATTCAAGTAGCAGGTGAAGCAAATATGttgttttgcttatttcaaAAAATCTTACAAACAAAAGTTGGGGAAATTAGTTATtgaactgaaatttaatttgcaatGTAAGCTTCAGTTGAAACTGGAATTCAGTTCTCAGACTTTCCATTTTCCCTCAGCACAGTCCAACTCTGGGGCACTGAGTTTGAGCATTACTTATCTGAGCATTTTACTTCTTTTGGCTGCTGGGACCACTGCAGAGCCAAGCATGCCAATGGGGCATGTGCTGTGCAatctcttctgtgtttcttatcTTGTTACCTAACAAGTGTTGAAAAAGATCAGATGGAATAGAATGAAGTTGCTTGCACTGAatgcacagacagaaagaaaaagaaaaaaaaaagccacagaaatagcagttggaaaagaacaaaaatgtgcaaaacagGAGCAAAGGGACAAGGTAGGAGGCAGCaagcagaacaacaacaaaagtattttacCAATACAAATACAAGCTTCCATGAAGACAGGTATGCTCTAATGCCAACACTGTGGTGTACTGCAAAGTCCTCATTTGaatgaagcaaaggaaaagaaaaggagtgaGTCTGAAACACACGGGGTTTTGAGTACAGCAACTGAAGTTGTGGTTTCACATCCCCGCAGTCCAGGGAGGAAAttgaatttgttattttaattctacGAAGAGCATAAGACTCAACCACAATAAAAGCAGAATTGTTTTCTCAGGAGGGAATACAgatttttacaaaatacaatttgaaaagaaaaataaataaaataataattccaaATCAACTTCATCAATATCTTAGTGGTAATGTTGCCCTTAGGAAACACAAAATAGGAACAAGCAATAATGGGAGAGAAGTACTTTAATGAACTTCCCAGAATGCTGCTTGAGGTTATTTTTACCTGCAGTGATGAAACAGAATGAGATCCAAAGGATACACTTCGTGCTTCAGAGCCTCTGGAAAGGGGGACACTGCCAGCATCTGCTGTAACTCGACCAACAGGCAAAAGTGGCAGTTTACATGTAACAGCTTTCAGTTTCTCCACCTGTTTGTCCTTCCctgtacaacagaaaaaaaaaaaaaaaaaaaaaaaaaacagagggaatAAGAGCCATTTTATATTCTAACAGACAGAATGTGTTGATCCTAGCAATATGAAACTTCACggtaaataatttctgaataaGTTTCCATAATATTTAAGTTGCcatgatatttaaaaatctacCATAAATGATGggtttttttgaaaacatttcctatttGTTTATGATTTCTCTGACAATGAGGAACAAGCTGATCTATAAGGAtaaagtttggttttttttgttgttattgttcttgttatttttaaaaagtacttctAAAGATTCTTagaattttattctaaaattcccaaagaatttttttaagcagaaaaaaaattactgacagaaaaagaatagtTTATTGCATCTATACTTTTCTGTCAGCagctaaatactttttttttcaggagggGGGTATACATCATCATCTTATTTCTATTATAAActcaaatcacagaatcacagaatggctgaggttggaagggatctccagagatcatctagtccaactcctcTGGTATTTGGGAAGCTATGGATTTGTCACAAGGTGATGCCCTTCATAAAGATGAAGGAACTAAGCTGTCCTCTCCAAACTATAACATTAACCTAAAAAACACAGTTGTGgtgtgaaaaaacattttctacttcAGTAACACATGAAACATTAAGTTCAGGTGCTGAAAGTATTCTGAGAAATTCtgccatttcttatttttttttagacttaAATTTGAGGCAGAGTGTAATTTCCAGTGCTTACACCCAGATATTCTTCTGCTattgtccttttaaaatatattgaaagaaGAACTAAAATCTCCCTCAGCCTCTAACGATAACGTATGCACACCGAGGAATAGTTTCACTTCTACTTAGTTTTCctagcttttgcttttcttgaccACAGTCTGTTAGTACTCcaaaggatatatatatatatataatataaattttatatataaatatatatatatgcgcATCACCATTTCTTCATCCCACATAAAACTCTTGAACTCCTGCACTGTCAGCAAGGCTGTCTCT
It includes:
- the FAM149A gene encoding protein FAM149A isoform X6, whose product is MSRARGADPRGLLVVGKGLFRGSTNQCLSGKSGESLPAVFERNVQEAINNYTCETLSSLSSSGHTTPTDLNNSWSGIKSCTTGLSTERSSVYSWRDDEFDKANTQRVQQLFWDIDEMLFEGKVTSQTQSLQAECADWVEQSLHLRVIGKQLLSPKDEGFQHFESPSDSSVNAKCLPGLRECTINIKDDESLEQKNTHLAEKRSKHGIPPVSPNACIKDVVASEVFDHIWSNVIGILEELIKKNWETNITGKDKQVEKLKAVTCKLPLLPVGRVTADAGSVPLSRGSEARSVSFGSHSVSSLQVHRFSSNFCSDLNGVMTIQAKPLQQRHIATAEKIQNEQDKPHKNGSSAPNSVRTRLGRIADNCVLSSSRVLLASSRKLPSHRRLPSLTSDQLSSKAPNMYNDEILRGTKLVAGLDHLSSGGAHMARNKLPPINSEAVEQYLSVPRLQQSYHRGRYAYSRVSSAVPGSTEQRPLRERTVVIDQFSRPNTTHTFRTDTPQKRSLTPMDFANHRGTGSQQYYKSFQRNPPTSRKRFQIAS
- the FAM149A gene encoding protein FAM149A isoform X5, with the translated sequence MSRARGADPRGLLVVGKGLFRGSTNQCLSGKSGESLPAVFERNVQEAINNYTCETLSSLSSSGHTTPTDLNNSWSGIKSCTTGLSTERSSVYSWRDDEFDKANTQRVQQLFWDIDEMLFEGKVTSQTQSLQAECADWVEQSLHLRVIGKQLLSPKDEGFQHFESPSDSSVNAKCLPGLRECTINIKDDESLEQKNTHLAEKRSKHGIPPVSPNACIKDVVASEVFDHIWSNVIGILEELIKKNWETNITGKDKQVEKLKAVTCKLPLLPVGRVTADAGSVPLSRGSEARSVSFGSHSVSSLQVHRFSSNFCSDLNGVMTIQAKPLQQRHIATAEKIQNEQDKPHKNGSSAPNSVRTRLGRIADNCVLSSSRVLLASSRKLPSHRRLPSLTSDQLSSKAPNMYNDEILRGTKLVAGLDHLSSGGAHMARNKLPPINSEAVEQYLSVPRLQQSYHRGRYAYSRVSSAVPGSTEQRPLRERTVVIDQFSRPNTTHTFRVCYSTDTPQKRSLTPMDFANHRGTGSQQYYKSFQRNPPTSRKRFQIAS